In Accipiter gentilis chromosome 21, bAccGen1.1, whole genome shotgun sequence, one DNA window encodes the following:
- the LOC126049116 gene encoding cystatin-B-like, with the protein MLCGGTSAARPATNETQQMADEVKPQLEEKEGKKFDVFTAVEFKTQVVAGTNYFIKVHVGNDEFMHLRVFRSLPHENKPLSLHSYQSSKTKHDELAFF; encoded by the exons ATGTTGTGCGGGGGGACCtcggcggcccggcccgccacAAACGAGACGCAGCAGATGGCCGATGAG GTGAAACCTcagctagaagaaaaagaagggaaaaagtttgATGTCTTCACTGCAGTGGAGTTTAAAACTCAGGTGGTTGCTGGAACAAACTACTTCATCAAG GTCCACGTTGGCAATGATGAGTTCATGCACCTGCGGGTGTTCAGAAGCCTTCCTCACGAGAATAAGCCGCTGAGTCTCCACAGTTACCAGAGCAGCAAGACCAAGCATGATGAACTGGCTTTTTTCTAG